A portion of the Cygnus olor isolate bCygOlo1 chromosome 15, bCygOlo1.pri.v2, whole genome shotgun sequence genome contains these proteins:
- the LOC121078650 gene encoding uncharacterized protein LOC121078650, whose protein sequence is MALAVTSFTGLAPSTRSITTHGREQQADGARPTSGGSPRAAHSFLHQQELWLGYSPVEQEAHLFDLLLQQLTEEVDFVVEIGRQDALLQVADQLLQHLLEPGSEAALRPVRTGGAEVQDDVRQGAAAQFAQGRVAPADAVQDAEAALPGPGVASIQLPHLRDLRPAEALQPEVFHQSLGRSGQQNLAVHLHHREEGDAQLHLLVFHLQPQLPRGHDRADEAPQETADGRPVDGGHQHLVQGLVERVGGEVPTHEELVPGAAPAREILQIPPLDHPVPGVSHHGVLPWDEAPVRGVEDHGQHEVDVVSSESPEAVEQGTAEEEAAEGQLRALVPQEVLQLGADAAGQLPAERRLRLVHGRVAAGVQEELLLQREAARGAGFDLRRLRRCWADPGLWCWWWSRREQGLAEVLPSLPLGRFLRRFDQGQVLPALLQGLPLGFGIAFIARARGSVYQPFDGQRGDGEHGRPADAQHQPGVGQQHVEDAAQPAVVLPLAPLVRELHGRPRSPRQPPVAPQSGAGRRAGAPAVPGAPRRSQ, encoded by the exons ATGGCACTGGCTGTTACCAGCTTTACTGGTTTAGCCCCA TCAACTAGAAGCATCACAACCCacggcagggagcagcaggcagacgGGGCACGCCCGACGTCGGGGGGCTCCCCACGCGCCGCTCATTCATTCCTCCACCAGCAGGAGCTCTGGCTCGGCTACAGCCCTGTAGAGCAGGAAGCCCATCTCTTCgatctcctcctccagcagctcaccGAAGAGGTTGACTTTGTGGTTGAAATAGGAAGGCAGGACGCCTTGCTCCAGGTAGCCgaccagctcctccagcacctgctGGAACCGGGCAGCGAGGCTGCCCTCCGCCCAGTCCGAACCGGCGGTGCTGAGGTGCAGGACGACGTGCGCCAAGGGGCTGCCGCTCAGTTTGCGCAGGGCAGGGTGGCTCCTGCAGACGCCGTTCAGGACGCGGAGGCAGCGCTGCCTGGCCCCGGCGTCGCCAGCATCCAGCTCCCTCACCTTCGAGACCTCCGCCCTGCCGAAGCTCTCCAGCCAGAGGTTTTCCACCAGTCCCTCGGGAGGAGCGGCCAGCAGAACCTTGCCGTCCATCTCCACCACCGGGAAGAGGGCGACGCTCAGCTCCACCTGCTCGTGTTTCACCTCCAGCCTCAGCTCCCGCGAGGCCACGACCGGGCGGATGAGGCTCCCCAGGAGACCGCCGATGGCAGGCCAGTTGATGGAGGCCACCAGCATCTTGTGCAGGGTCTCGTTGAGCGCGTTGGAGGAGAGGTACCGACCCACGAGGAACTTGTCCCAGGGGCTGCACCCGCGAGGGAAATACTCCAGATCCCTCCTCTTGATCATCCAGTACCGGGGGTTTCTCACCACGGTGTCCTCCCCTGGGATGAGGCTCCAGTGCGTGGCGTCGAGGACCACGGGCAGCATGAAGTGGACGTGGTCAGCAGCGAGAGCCCCGAGGCCGTCGAGCAGGGGACCGCTGAGGAAGAGGCTGCCGAAGGGCAGCTCCGGGCACTTGTTCCTCAGGAAGTTCTGCAGCTCGGCGCAGATGCGGCGGGCCAGCTGCCGGCCGAACGCCGCTTGCGCCTCGTGCACGGCCGGGTGGCTGCTGGAGTGCAAGAGGAGCTTCTCCTGCAGCGTGAGGCAGCGCGGGGGGCTGGATTCGACCTGAGGAGGCTCCGGAGGTGCTGGGCAGACCCTGGGCT ctggtgctggtggtggagcCGGAGAGAGCAGGGGCTCGCTGAGGTCCTCCCTTCTCTGCCTCTTGGGAGGTTTTTGCGCCGCTTTGATCAAGGCCAAGTCCTGCCAGCTCTCCTCCAGGGTCTTCCGCTCGGCTTTGGGATCGCCTTCATCGCGAGGGCTCGTGGCTCGGTCTATCAG CCGTTTGACGGCCAGCGTGGCGATGGCGAGCACGGCCGCCCCGCTGACGCCCAGCACCAGCCTGGCGTTGGCCAGCAGCACGTCGAGGACGCTGCCCAGCCCGCTGTCGTCCTGCCGCTTGCCCCGCTTGTGCGTGAACTCCATGGTCgc CCGCgcagcccccggcagccccccgtAGCCCCGCAGAGCGGCGCGGGACGGCGCGCCGGCGCGCCCGCAGTACCCGGCGCGCCTCGGCGCAGCCAATAG
- the TOP3A gene encoding DNA topoisomerase 3-alpha, giving the protein MSLPARLFASRGVRMLPQPWRFFSRAAEDVALQRIRKVLCVAEKNDAARGIADLLSNSRMRRREGLSKFNKIYEYDYQMFGQTVTMVMTSVSGHLLAHDFKLPFRKWHSCNPLALFDAEIEKYCPENYVDIKRTLEREVQQCQALVIWTDCDREGENIGFEIIHVCKAVKPNLQVFRARFSEITLHAVRTACENLTQPDQKTSDAVDVRQELDLRIGAAFTRFQTLRLRKIFPDILADQLISYGSCQFPTLGFVVERFKAIQAFVPEAFYKIKVTHEHEDGNVVFNWKRNRLFNHTACLVLYHMCMEDPVATVVEVGSKPKSKWRPLPLDTVELEKLASRKLKINAKETMRIAEKLYTQGFISYPRTETNIFPKELNLSALVQQQTQDPNWGAFAQRILDQGGPTPRSGTKTDQAHPPIHPTKYTANLQGNEQRLYEFIVRHFLACCSQDAKGQETTVEIDIANERFVAQGLMILARNYLEVYPYEKWSDKVIPLYQKGSRFQPSTVEMVDGETSPPLLLSEADLIALMEKHGIGTDATHAEHIETIKTRMYVGLTADQRFLPGHLGMGLVEGYDSMGYEMSKPDLRAELEADLKLICEGKKDKSVVLQQQVQKYKQVFIEAVARANKLDQALAQYFGEATEIAEQEEVYPAMPVPIRKCPQCNNDMVLKTKRNGGFYLSCTGYPACKAAVWFPDFVLDVAKDESICAECRPHPVHRLKFKFKRGSVPPMMPLEFVGCIGGCDEMLRELLDLKYLHRSSQPARSASQQANHLQASNSFSRASSDSRQARGTTNPAAGHLLSLSTPRAHRPAPAAAPDNGNNAVVCNCGNEATLLTVRKEGPNRGRQFYKCNANTCNFFLWANEQSEDRSDAAPWGSAPPQPFGGRGQAGFQRPGGGGRGPELFGSNNSGSGGGTVCNCEQPAVTRTVQKDGPNKGRQFHTCSKPREQQCGFFQWADENTAPGASGDASWNHFGSSGYSRELGSKTKRPSDLSSGGTAKKPRTCSICHQPGHTKKTCPHNH; this is encoded by the exons ATGAGCCTCCCCGCGCGGCTTTTTGCTAGCCGAGGGGTCAGgatgctgccccagccctggcgcTTCTTCTCGCGGGCGGCGGAGGATGTGGCACTGCAGAGGATCCGGAAGGTCCTGTGCGTGGCTGAGAAGAACGATGCCGCCCGGGGAATTGCAGATCTGCTCTCCAACAGCAGGATGCGGCGG agagaGGGGCTTTCCAAGTTCAACAAGATCTACGAATACGACTACCAGATGTTTGGCCAG ACCGTCACCATGGTGATGACATCCGTCTCGGGACACTTGCTGGCTCATGATTTCAAGCTGCCCTTTCGCAAATG GCATAGCTGCAACCCTCTAGCTCTTTTTGATGctgaaatagagaaatattGTCCCGAGAATTACGTGGATATTAAG AGAACCCTTGAACGAGAAGTCCAGCAGTGCCAAGCTCTGGTGATCTGGACTGACTGTGACCGAGAAGGAGAGAACATCGGCTTTGAGATCATTCATGTTTGCAAAGCTG TAAAGCCAAACCTCCAGGTTTTCCGAGCCCGCTTCTCGGAGATTACGCTTCATGCTGTCAGAACAGCCTGTGAGAATCTCACCCAACCGGATCAAAAAACTAGTGATGCTGTTGATGTCAGGCAGGAGCTGGACCTCAGGATAG GTGCTGCTTTCACCAGATTCCAGACGCTGAGGCTCCGGAAGATCTTCCCTGATATTTTAGCAGATCAGCTGATCAGCTATGGTAGTTGCCAGTTCCCAACCCTGGGGTTTGTAGTGGAACGCTTTAAAGCCATCCAGGCCTTTGTTCCTGAAGCCTTCTATAAAATCAAAG TGACACATGAACATGAAGATGGCAATGTGGTCTTCAACTGGAAGAGGAACCGGCTCTTTAATCACACAGCGTGCCTGGTCCTTTACCACATGTGTATGGAG GATCCTGTAGCAACTGTTGTTGAAGTTGGGAGCAAGCCAAAGAGCAAATGGAGGCCCCTGCCCCTGGACACCGTG GAACTTGAGAAATTGGCTTCCcgcaaactgaaaataaatgcaaaggaaacCATGAGAATAGCAGAAAAGCTCTATACTCAAGG GTTTATCAGCTATCCCCGAACAGAGACCAACATTTTCCCCAAGGAGCTGAACCTCTCCGCCTTAGTGCAACAGCAAACACAGGACCCAAACTGGGGGGCGTTTGCGCAGAGGATTTTGGATCAGGGTGGGCCAACCCCTCGGAGCGGAACCAAAACAGATCAGGCTCACCCGCCCATTCACCCCACCAAATACACTGCTAACCTGCAG GGCAACGAGCAGAGGCTGTATGAATTCATCGTGCGCCACTTTTTGGCTTGCTGCTCTCAAGACGCCAAGGGACAGGAAACAACTGTGGAGATTGACATTGCTAATGAGCGATTCGTTGCTCAAGGACTAATGATCCTGGCCCGAAATTATCTGGAAGTCTATCCTTATGAGAAGTGGAGTGACAAG gtTATCCCACTGTATCAGAAAGGGTCTCGCTTTCAGCCCAGTACAGTGGAGATGGTGGATGGGGAAACCAGCCCTCCATTGCTCCTCTCAGAAGCGGATCTCATTGCGCTCATGGAGAAACATGGCATTG GGACTGATGCCACTCACGCAGAGCACATTGAGACAATCAAGACACGGATGTACGTGGGCCTTACAGCAGATCAGAGATTCCTCCCGGGCCACCTGGGCATGGGGCTGGTTGAAG GCTATGATTCCATGGGCTACGAGATGTCCAAGCCCGACCTTCGAGCTGAGCTGGAGGCTGATCTGAAACTGATCTGTGAGGGGAAGAAAGACAAATCTGtagtgctgcagcagcaggtccaaAAGTACAAACAAGTCTTCATTGAGGCCGTGGCCAGAGCCAACAA GCTGGACCAGGCCCTGGCTCAGTATTTTGGAGAAGCCACAGAAATCGCTGAGCAAGAGGAAGTCTACCCAGCAATGCCAGTTCCCATTCGGAAATGCCCACAGTGCAACAACGACATGGTCCTGAAGACCAAGAGGAACGGCGG GTTCTACCTCAGCTGCACGGGCTATCCAGCTTGTAAAGCTGCAGTCTGGTTTCCCGATTTTGTGCTGGACGTGGCAAAGGACGAGAGCATCTGTGCTGAGTGTAGACCCCATCCTGTTCACAG acTGAAGTTTAAATTCAAGAGAGGCAGCGTTCCACCCATGATGCCCCTGGAGTTTGTTGGCTGCATCGGCGGCTGCGATGAGATGCTGAGAGAGCTCTTGGACCTGAAGTACTTACACAGGTCGTCGCAGCCCGCGCGGTCAGCCAGCCAGCAAGCTAACCACTTGCAGGCCAGCAACTCCTTCAGCAGAGCAAGCAGCGACAGCAGGCAGGCGAGGGGGACCACGAACCCGGCAGCGGGACATCTCCTCTCCTTGAGCACACCGAGAGCACACAGGCCTGCTCCTGCGGCTGCTCCAGACAACGGGAACAACGCAGTGGTGTGCAACTGCGGGAACGAAGCCACGCTGTTAACTGTGCGCAAAGAGGGACCCAATCGAGGCAGGCAGTTTTACAAATGCAACGCCAATACCTGCAATTTTTTCCTCTGGGCTAACGAGCAGTCAGAGGACAGGAGCGACGCAGCTCCGTGGGGCTCTGCGCCACCCCAGCCCTTTGGGGGAAGGGGCCAAGCAGGCTTTCAGAgaccaggaggaggagggagaggccCAGAGCTCTTTGGAAGCAACAACTCCGGCTCAGGAGGTGGCACAGTCTGCAATTGCGAGCAGCCAGCTGTCACGCGCACTGTCCAAAAGGACGGCCCTAACAAGGGGCGGCAGTTCCACACGTGCTCAAAacccagagagcagcagtgcGGCTTCTTCCAGTGGGCTGATGAAAACACGGCACCAG GGGCTTCTGGAGATGCTTCGTGGAACCACTTTGGGAGCAGCGGGTACTCAAGGGAGCTGGGAAGTAAAACGAAGAGACCAAGCGACCTCTCCTCAGGAGGCACGGCCAAGAAACCACGGACCTGTAGCATTTGCCACCAGCCTGGCCACACGAAGAAGACTTGTCCACACAACCACTGA